From the genome of Mycetocola spongiae, one region includes:
- the truA gene encoding tRNA pseudouridine(38-40) synthase TruA, producing the protein MTSEQYTRVRLDFGYDGTDYAGWAKQPGLRTVQGELEAAVHQLFGYQGDPIVLTVAGRTDAGVHADAQVAHLDLPPEKVARLAKLRGMDGKPDPNIAGSLKRRINGVLGAHADAWVHDARVVSPDFDARFSALSRSYRYRIADTLARKDPIVRRTTLWYTMRLDLDVLDETARRLVGLHDYAAYCRPRPGATTIRNLTDFRWTREADGVLIAELTADAFCHSMVRSLVGACIATSQGRMKPGEAEELFDQGDRGLDYAVAPAHGLVLTGVSYPEDALLAARAELTRQRRLDTTPFPGETA; encoded by the coding sequence GTGACCTCCGAGCAATATACCCGCGTACGCCTGGATTTCGGCTATGACGGCACCGATTATGCCGGATGGGCGAAACAGCCGGGCCTGCGCACCGTGCAGGGCGAGCTGGAGGCCGCGGTGCATCAGCTCTTTGGCTATCAGGGTGATCCGATCGTGCTGACCGTCGCGGGCCGCACCGATGCCGGGGTGCACGCGGATGCCCAGGTTGCGCACCTGGACCTGCCTCCCGAAAAGGTGGCCCGCCTGGCCAAGCTGCGCGGCATGGACGGCAAGCCCGATCCGAATATCGCCGGTTCCCTCAAGCGCCGTATCAACGGTGTACTCGGGGCGCATGCCGATGCCTGGGTGCACGATGCCCGCGTGGTGTCCCCGGATTTTGATGCGCGTTTCTCGGCCCTCTCGCGCAGCTATCGCTATCGCATCGCCGATACCCTCGCCCGCAAGGATCCGATCGTGCGCCGTACCACGCTGTGGTACACGATGCGGCTGGACCTGGATGTGCTCGACGAGACCGCGCGCCGCCTCGTGGGCCTGCACGATTATGCCGCGTATTGTCGGCCGCGCCCCGGGGCCACGACGATCCGCAACCTGACGGATTTTCGCTGGACCCGCGAGGCCGATGGTGTGCTTATCGCCGAGCTGACCGCGGATGCGTTCTGCCACTCGATGGTGCGTTCGCTGGTGGGGGCGTGTATCGCCACGAGTCAGGGGCGGATGAAACCGGGCGAGGCCGAGGAACTTTTTGACCAGGGCGATCGGGGACTCGACTATGCCGTGGCCCCCGCCCATGGGCTTGTGCTCACCGGGGTCTCCTATCCCGAGGATGCCCTCCTCGCCGCGCGGGCCGAACTCACGCGCCAGCGTCGCCTGGACACCACCCCGTTCCCGGGAGAAACCGCGTAG
- the rpmJ gene encoding 50S ribosomal protein L36 codes for MKVKPSVKRICEKCKVIRRNGRVMVICENPRHKQRQG; via the coding sequence GTGAAGGTTAAGCCCAGCGTTAAGCGCATTTGTGAGAAGTGCAAGGTTATTCGTCGTAACGGCCGCGTTATGGTCATCTGCGAGAACCCGCGTCACAAGCAGCGCCAGGGTTAA
- a CDS encoding GNAT family N-acetyltransferase, with protein sequence MNERTALRDRFPQRPELPVPRHGDVARWRAAGPEDIDAIWRLQRLADDVDHPGALSPRSAITETFETSNVDPAVDTLVAEGEDGELLAHGLVVVAGGHATRVQSYLLGTVHPLWRGRGIGGELFRWQIARSAQQLSECELALPGWTMLYVDARNTPLATLAGRAGLNVQRYFAEMEHGLDGEIPVLEAPEGVRIIPCSEEYFERTRVARNDAFRDHWGTQPNTKERWNRLVAGGHFRRDLSWIAVAAEGGKQERVVGFALSTVTAPAEEGFIELVGVIRDYRGRRLAPALLSRLLLSHREAGLPSVTLEVDSASPTGANTLYERLGFIPVGRSDAFVREY encoded by the coding sequence ATGAACGAGCGCACCGCACTCCGCGACCGGTTTCCGCAGCGCCCCGAGCTGCCCGTTCCCCGGCACGGGGACGTCGCGCGCTGGCGGGCGGCCGGGCCCGAGGATATCGACGCGATCTGGCGGTTGCAGCGCCTCGCCGATGATGTTGATCATCCCGGCGCCCTGAGCCCGCGCAGCGCTATCACCGAGACGTTTGAGACCTCAAACGTGGACCCCGCGGTGGATACGCTTGTGGCCGAGGGGGAGGACGGCGAGCTGCTCGCCCACGGCCTTGTGGTGGTGGCCGGCGGTCATGCCACCCGCGTTCAGTCCTATCTTTTGGGCACCGTGCATCCACTCTGGCGCGGCCGCGGGATCGGCGGGGAACTCTTCCGCTGGCAGATCGCGCGCTCGGCCCAGCAGCTCTCCGAGTGTGAGCTCGCCCTGCCCGGATGGACGATGCTCTATGTGGACGCGCGGAATACCCCGCTCGCGACGCTGGCGGGGCGGGCCGGCCTGAACGTGCAGCGCTATTTTGCCGAGATGGAGCACGGGCTGGACGGCGAGATCCCGGTGCTTGAGGCCCCCGAGGGGGTGCGGATCATTCCGTGCTCCGAGGAGTATTTTGAACGCACCCGGGTGGCGCGCAATGACGCCTTCCGCGATCACTGGGGTACCCAACCCAATACCAAGGAGCGCTGGAATCGCCTGGTCGCGGGTGGGCACTTCCGACGCGACCTCTCCTGGATCGCCGTGGCCGCGGAGGGTGGCAAGCAGGAGCGGGTGGTGGGTTTTGCCCTGAGCACCGTGACCGCGCCCGCCGAGGAGGGCTTTATCGAATTGGTGGGCGTGATCCGAGATTATCGGGGGAGGAGGCTCGCGCCCGCGCTGCTCTCCCGGCTCCTGCTCTCACATCGCGAAGCCGGGCTGCCCTCGGTCACCCTGGAGGTGGACTCCGCGAGCCCCACGGGCGCCAATACGCTTTATGAGCGGCTCGGGTTTATCCCGGTGGGGCGTTCTGACGCGTTTGTGCGGGAGTATTAG
- the rplQ gene encoding 50S ribosomal protein L17: MPKPTKGTRLGGGPAHERLMLNNLAAALFEHKRITTTQTKAKRMQPVAERMVTFAKRGDLSSRRRVLGAITDKGIVHELFEEIAPQVAEREGGYTRITKIGNRKGDNAPMAVIELVLEPVTPKKKATKPAAAKTAKVEEVAAEVVAEETPEVVTEEVAAEVVAEEEAK, encoded by the coding sequence ATGCCTAAGCCTACTAAGGGCACCCGTCTCGGAGGCGGTCCCGCCCACGAGCGCCTGATGCTCAACAACCTCGCCGCTGCGCTCTTCGAGCACAAGCGCATCACCACCACCCAGACCAAGGCAAAGCGTATGCAGCCGGTCGCCGAGCGCATGGTGACCTTCGCCAAGCGTGGCGACCTGTCCTCGCGTCGCCGCGTCCTGGGCGCCATCACCGATAAGGGCATCGTTCACGAGCTCTTCGAGGAGATCGCACCCCAGGTTGCCGAGCGTGAGGGTGGCTACACTCGCATCACCAAGATCGGGAACCGCAAGGGCGATAACGCCCCCATGGCCGTGATTGAGCTCGTTCTTGAGCCCGTCACCCCGAAGAAGAAGGCCACCAAGCCCGCCGCCGCCAAGACCGCCAAGGTCGAAGAGGTTGCAGCCGAGGTTGTCGCCGAGGAGACCCCCGAGGTCGTGACCGAAGAGGTCGCGGCCGAGGTTGTCGCCGAGGAGGAGGCGAAGTAA
- the glmM gene encoding phosphoglucosamine mutase, producing the protein MAGLFGTDGVRGLANGLLTADLALGLAQATASVLGRGRSAEARRATGKRPVAVLARDPRVSGDFLGAAVAAGLASSGVDVLDAGVIPTPAAAYLIGSIDADFGVMISASHNPARDNGIKIFAYGGTKLPDEVEQRIEEALSEPNLLPTDGDVGRIRRFADAEDRYVLHLLQSLPHRLEGIHVVLDCAHGAAAGVSPETFRDAGATVTIIGNDPDGMNINDGVGSTHLDNLARAVLEAGADVGIAHDGDADRCLAVDARGNLIDGDQIMAILAVSMKERGLLARDTLVATVMSNLGLKIAMAENGISMLQTKVGDRYVLEAMNEGEYSLGGEQSGHVIMSQFATTGDGILTGLHLVAEMARTGKSIAELASVMTVYPQILINVSGVDRDLLHSDAVLAEAVREAEAELGETGRVLLRPSGTEPLVRVMVEAADQATADALAHRLADVARARLAI; encoded by the coding sequence ATGGCTGGCCTGTTTGGAACAGATGGCGTTCGCGGTCTCGCGAACGGCCTGTTGACGGCAGACCTCGCTCTCGGCCTCGCTCAAGCCACCGCATCGGTGCTTGGGCGGGGCCGTAGTGCTGAGGCCCGTCGCGCCACCGGCAAGCGCCCGGTGGCCGTGCTCGCGCGCGATCCGCGGGTGTCCGGGGACTTCCTCGGTGCCGCCGTGGCCGCGGGGCTCGCCTCCAGTGGCGTAGATGTATTGGACGCCGGGGTCATCCCGACGCCCGCCGCGGCCTATCTCATTGGGAGCATCGACGCCGATTTTGGCGTGATGATCTCGGCCTCGCATAACCCCGCCCGGGATAACGGCATCAAGATTTTTGCGTACGGTGGCACCAAGCTGCCGGACGAGGTGGAACAGCGTATCGAGGAGGCTCTGAGCGAGCCGAATCTGTTGCCCACCGACGGCGACGTGGGGCGCATCCGCCGCTTCGCCGACGCCGAGGACCGCTACGTTCTGCACCTGCTGCAGTCGCTCCCGCATCGCCTCGAAGGCATCCATGTGGTGCTGGACTGCGCGCACGGCGCGGCGGCCGGAGTCTCCCCGGAGACCTTCCGTGATGCCGGAGCCACGGTCACCATCATCGGGAATGACCCCGATGGGATGAATATCAACGACGGTGTGGGCTCAACCCACCTGGATAACCTGGCCCGGGCAGTGCTCGAGGCGGGCGCCGATGTGGGTATCGCCCACGACGGTGATGCCGACCGTTGTCTGGCGGTGGATGCCCGCGGAAACCTGATCGACGGCGATCAGATCATGGCGATCCTCGCGGTATCGATGAAGGAGCGCGGCCTGCTGGCCCGGGATACCCTCGTGGCCACGGTCATGAGCAACCTCGGCCTGAAGATCGCGATGGCCGAAAATGGCATCTCCATGCTGCAGACCAAGGTGGGCGACCGCTATGTGTTGGAGGCCATGAACGAGGGCGAGTATTCGCTCGGTGGCGAGCAGTCCGGTCATGTCATCATGAGCCAGTTTGCGACCACGGGAGACGGAATCCTCACGGGTCTTCACCTCGTGGCCGAGATGGCGCGCACCGGCAAGTCCATTGCCGAGCTTGCCTCCGTCATGACGGTCTATCCGCAGATCCTCATTAACGTGTCCGGCGTGGACCGCGATCTACTGCACAGCGATGCCGTGCTGGCCGAGGCCGTGCGCGAGGCCGAGGCGGAGCTGGGTGAAACCGGCCGCGTTCTCCTGCGCCCGAGTGGCACCGAGCCGCTGGTGCGGGTCATGGTGGAGGCGGCCGATCAGGCTACCGCCGATGCGCTGGCCCACCGCCTCGCGGATGTTGCGCGCGCGCGTCTGGCCATATAG
- the rpsI gene encoding 30S ribosomal protein S9, producing the protein MANIAESTEQAPESYSTETPTAEAVKPARVVSVPGAAVGRRKQAIARVRMIPGTGVITVNGRELAEYFPNKLHQQLINDPFTLLELNGSYDVIARISGGGPSGQAGALRLGIARSLNQVDEENNRAALKKAGFLTRDARIKERKKAGLKKARKASQFSKR; encoded by the coding sequence GTGGCGAACATCGCAGAATCCACCGAGCAGGCTCCCGAGAGCTACTCGACCGAAACCCCCACCGCCGAGGCCGTAAAGCCCGCGCGCGTCGTCTCCGTCCCCGGTGCAGCCGTCGGTCGTCGCAAGCAGGCCATCGCCCGCGTGCGCATGATCCCCGGTACCGGCGTTATCACGGTCAACGGCCGTGAGCTCGCGGAGTACTTCCCCAATAAGCTGCACCAGCAGCTCATCAACGATCCCTTCACCCTCCTGGAGCTCAACGGAAGCTACGACGTTATCGCTCGTATCTCCGGTGGTGGCCCCTCGGGTCAGGCCGGCGCCCTGCGTCTTGGCATTGCCCGTTCGCTCAACCAGGTTGACGAAGAGAACAACCGTGCCGCCCTCAAGAAGGCCGGCTTCCTGACCCGCGACGCTCGCATCAAGGAGCGTAAGAAGGCTGGACTCAAGAAGGCCCGTAAGGCTTCGCAGTTCTCGAAGCGCTAA
- the rpsK gene encoding 30S ribosomal protein S11, which produces MASTKSAARKPRKKEKKNIAVGQAHIKSTFNNTIVSITDTTGAVISWASSGGVGFKGSRKSTPFAAQLAAESAARQAQEHGMKKVDVFVKGPGSGRETAIRSLQAAGLEVGSINDVTPQAHNGCRQPKRRRV; this is translated from the coding sequence ATGGCTTCAACCAAGTCGGCTGCACGCAAGCCGCGTAAGAAAGAAAAGAAGAACATTGCTGTGGGCCAGGCCCACATCAAGTCGACCTTCAACAACACGATCGTCTCGATCACCGACACCACCGGTGCGGTAATCAGCTGGGCATCCTCCGGTGGAGTGGGCTTCAAGGGATCGCGTAAGTCGACCCCCTTCGCCGCTCAGCTGGCCGCCGAGTCGGCTGCGCGTCAGGCGCAGGAGCACGGCATGAAGAAGGTAGACGTCTTCGTGAAGGGCCCGGGTTCGGGTCGCGAAACCGCAATTCGTTCGCTTCAGGCCGCTGGCCTCGAGGTTGGCTCGATCAACGATGTGACCCCTCAGGCTCACAACGGTTGCCGCCAGCCCAAGCGTCGCCGCGTTTAA
- a CDS encoding DNA-directed RNA polymerase subunit alpha: MLIAQRPTLTEENISEFRSRFIIEPLEPGFGYTLGNSLRRTLLSSIPGAAVTSIRIDGVLHEFSTIPGVKEDVTEIILNIKGLVVSSEHDEPITAYLRKTGSGQVTAADISAPAGVEVHNPELVIATLNDKAKFELELTIERGRGYVSSGQNRNEFSEAGQIPIDSIYSPVLKVTYRVEATRAGERTDFDRLVVDVESKPAITPRDAIASAGTTLVELFGLARELNTAAEGIEIGPAPVDAVLSSELSIPIEDLDLSVRSYNCLKREGINTVSELVALSETQLMNIRNFGQKSVDEVRDKLVEMGLSLKDSVPGFDGAHFYSGFEDETSN, translated from the coding sequence GTGCTTATTGCACAGCGCCCCACGCTCACCGAAGAGAACATTTCCGAGTTCCGCAGCCGGTTCATCATTGAGCCGCTCGAGCCCGGGTTTGGTTACACCCTGGGTAACTCTCTGCGTCGTACCCTGCTGTCGTCGATCCCCGGAGCCGCTGTTACCAGCATCCGCATCGACGGTGTCCTGCACGAGTTCAGCACCATCCCCGGTGTGAAGGAAGATGTCACCGAGATCATCCTGAACATCAAGGGCCTGGTTGTCTCGAGCGAGCACGACGAGCCGATCACCGCGTACCTGCGCAAGACCGGTTCCGGCCAGGTTACCGCCGCCGACATCTCGGCTCCGGCCGGTGTCGAGGTACACAACCCCGAGCTGGTTATCGCGACCCTGAACGATAAGGCCAAGTTTGAACTTGAGCTGACCATCGAGCGCGGTCGTGGCTACGTTTCTTCCGGACAGAACCGCAACGAGTTCTCCGAGGCCGGTCAGATTCCGATCGACTCGATTTACTCCCCGGTCCTGAAGGTCACCTACCGCGTCGAGGCAACTCGTGCCGGTGAGCGCACCGACTTCGACCGCCTCGTTGTGGACGTCGAGTCCAAGCCCGCCATCACGCCCCGGGATGCCATCGCTTCGGCCGGCACCACCCTGGTCGAGCTGTTCGGCCTGGCTCGCGAGCTCAACACCGCCGCCGAGGGCATTGAGATCGGCCCCGCGCCGGTTGACGCCGTCCTCTCCAGCGAGCTCTCGATCCCGATCGAGGACCTGGACCTGTCGGTCCGCTCGTATAACTGCCTGAAGCGCGAGGGCATCAACACGGTTTCGGAGCTCGTAGCTCTCTCCGAGACCCAGCTGATGAACATCCGCAACTTCGGACAGAAGTCGGTGGACGAGGTTCGCGACAAGCTTGTAGAGATGGGTCTGTCCCTCAAGGACTCGGTCCCCGGTTTCGACGGCGCCCACTTCTACTCGGGCTTCGAAGACGAGACCAGCAACTAA
- the rplM gene encoding 50S ribosomal protein L13, producing MTRTYSPKASEIQRNWVVIDANDIVLGRLASHAAILLRGKNKATFTPHMDMGDFVIIINADKVALTGQKAEQKRAYRHSGYPGGMKSIGYAELLEKNPVRAVEKAIRGMLPKTSLGRDQMRKLKVYEGAEHPHAAQQPTQYTLTQVAQ from the coding sequence GTGACGCGCACTTACTCCCCGAAGGCCAGTGAAATCCAGCGGAACTGGGTTGTCATTGACGCCAATGACATCGTTCTTGGCCGCCTGGCCAGCCACGCAGCTATCCTGCTGCGCGGAAAGAATAAGGCCACCTTCACCCCGCACATGGACATGGGTGACTTTGTCATCATCATCAATGCGGACAAGGTTGCCCTGACCGGCCAGAAGGCCGAGCAGAAGCGGGCTTACCGCCACTCCGGTTACCCGGGTGGAATGAAGTCCATCGGTTATGCCGAGCTCCTGGAGAAGAACCCGGTTCGCGCCGTGGAAAAGGCCATCCGTGGCATGCTTCCCAAGACCAGCCTCGGCCGCGACCAGATGCGCAAGCTCAAGGTCTATGAGGGTGCCGAGCACCCCCACGCTGCCCAGCAGCCCACGCAGTACACCCTCACCCAGGTCGCGCAGTAA
- the rpsM gene encoding 30S ribosomal protein S13 produces MARLAGVDIPRDKRVEIALTYIFGVGHTRSLKTLADTGIDGNIRVKDLTDDQLVALRDYIEGNFKVEGDLRREVAADIRRKVEIGSYEGIRHRRGLPVRGQRTKTNARTRKGPKRTVAGKKKAR; encoded by the coding sequence ATGGCACGTCTCGCCGGCGTAGACATTCCCCGCGATAAGCGCGTGGAAATCGCACTGACGTACATTTTCGGTGTTGGCCACACCCGTTCCCTCAAGACTCTTGCGGACACGGGCATCGATGGCAACATTCGCGTTAAGGACCTGACCGACGACCAGCTCGTCGCGCTCCGTGACTACATCGAAGGAAACTTCAAGGTTGAGGGTGACCTCCGCCGTGAGGTTGCCGCCGACATCCGTCGCAAGGTCGAAATTGGCTCGTACGAGGGCATCCGCCACCGTCGTGGTCTTCCGGTCCGCGGACAGCGCACCAAGACCAACGCGCGTACCCGTAAGGGTCCCAAGCGCACCGTAGCCGGCAAGAAGAAGGCGCGCTAG
- a CDS encoding GTP pyrophosphokinase: protein MNAPSTEDLKKIRNELTRMMMAYRFGLNEVSTKINILRDEFNYVHEYNPIEHVSSRLKSPESILEKAKRRGVGPSIASLREQVRDIAGIRITCSFVPDIYTVYEMLAGQQDVTVVEVRDYIKNPKPNGYQSLHVLVEVPVFLSDRVEPVLVEIQIRTIAMDFWASLEHKIYYKYGRSVPDNLLAELKEAADTASALDAKMLRLHHEVRRHEEAHPVPARAESLELATALRLVESFMLGAATES from the coding sequence ATGAACGCCCCGTCAACCGAGGACCTAAAAAAGATCCGGAATGAACTCACCCGGATGATGATGGCCTATCGGTTTGGACTCAATGAGGTGTCCACCAAGATTAATATTCTGCGCGATGAGTTTAACTACGTGCACGAGTACAACCCCATCGAGCATGTCAGCTCGCGGCTCAAATCGCCCGAGAGCATCCTGGAGAAGGCCAAGCGGCGCGGCGTGGGCCCGTCGATCGCCTCGCTGCGCGAGCAGGTGCGCGATATCGCCGGTATCCGCATCACATGCAGCTTTGTCCCCGATATCTATACGGTCTACGAGATGCTCGCGGGCCAGCAGGATGTCACGGTCGTGGAGGTGCGCGACTATATTAAAAACCCCAAGCCAAACGGCTATCAGAGCCTGCATGTGCTGGTGGAGGTCCCGGTATTTCTCTCCGACCGGGTGGAGCCCGTGCTGGTGGAGATTCAGATCCGCACGATCGCCATGGATTTCTGGGCCAGCCTGGAACATAAGATTTACTATAAATATGGCCGTTCGGTGCCGGATAATCTCCTGGCCGAGCTCAAGGAGGCGGCCGATACGGCCAGCGCCCTGGATGCCAAGATGCTGCGCCTGCACCACGAGGTGCGTCGCCACGAGGAGGCCCATCCGGTGCCCGCGCGGGCCGAGTCCCTCGAGCTGGCCACGGCCCTGCGTTTGGTGGAGTCGTTTATGCTTGGTGCCGCCACCGAGTCCTAG
- a CDS encoding HAD family hydrolase produces the protein MAHALLFDFFGTLVSYDADHATTGNAAPFEWAREHGFPGTAGDFDERWRALWERWEEHAERTRREFSLTALSREFLRENLPTPVSDTEVAAFITVYLDAWTAPIRPVAGLRDLLAELGRDWRIVVVSNTYHAPLVPALLERFGVDSLVHGVVTSVELGRRKPDPRIYERALEVAGVLESNAVFIGDSFIPDFAGPTANGIRAYLLDPERRFTLLPEENRLDSLADLPERLLRAETASPALR, from the coding sequence ATGGCACACGCCCTCCTCTTTGATTTTTTTGGCACCCTGGTCAGCTACGACGCCGATCACGCCACCACCGGCAATGCGGCCCCCTTTGAGTGGGCGCGGGAGCACGGCTTCCCCGGCACCGCCGGGGATTTTGATGAGCGCTGGCGCGCGCTCTGGGAGCGCTGGGAGGAACATGCCGAGCGCACGCGGCGCGAGTTTTCCCTCACCGCGCTGAGCCGCGAGTTTCTGCGGGAAAATCTGCCCACGCCGGTATCGGATACCGAGGTGGCCGCGTTTATCACGGTCTATCTGGACGCCTGGACCGCGCCGATCCGGCCGGTCGCCGGGCTTCGGGATCTCCTCGCCGAGCTGGGCCGGGACTGGCGCATCGTGGTGGTCAGCAATACCTATCACGCGCCGCTGGTGCCCGCGCTGCTGGAGCGCTTTGGTGTGGACTCCCTGGTGCACGGCGTGGTCACCTCGGTGGAGCTGGGGCGGCGCAAGCCGGATCCGCGGATCTATGAGCGCGCGCTCGAGGTGGCCGGGGTGCTGGAATCCAATGCCGTGTTTATCGGGGACTCCTTCATCCCCGATTTTGCCGGGCCCACCGCGAATGGCATCCGCGCGTATCTGCTGGATCCCGAACGACGCTTTACGCTCCTGCCCGAGGAGAACCGGCTCGACTCGCTCGCCGATCTCCCGGAACGGCTCCTCCGGGCCGAGACGGCTTCTCCCGCGCTACGCTAA
- a CDS encoding acyltransferase family protein — translation MSISSTIPAPPAATPGAATLRRARFSGLDGLRAIAVLLVMIYHFFPAFSPGGFIGVDMFFVLSGFLITALLLRERAATGRIALGRFWQRRARRLLPALAAVVLLCSSVAALIGGDVLVGIGRQVLGAFTFSYNWLAVAGGSDYFESTTLELFRNLWSLSVEEQFYLLWPLLFLAVLWIPRARMRVTVLLAGALASAGWMWFLTAHGADATRVYYGTDTHSFGLLLGAALAMHLHRREDAAPGSLPARGRVRRALDRHHALIGTAAVLGLLAAAWFLRETGNSTFRWGLPLVSVFSALAIWAAVRGGRWGRALDSAPLRYIGERSYGLYLWHWPVLVLLLAANPSALGSGFPEPSVALIALLLTFLLAGLSYRFMELPIRRHGIRPFLRRIAAGLRGSALRPRIAALGAGVLAVALLGGTTAAILIAPDRSSAQLFIERGAHSLQETAPPVAEAAPPGPAEDLTDGNRISAIGDSVMLAAAPALQAEFPGIAVDAAVSRSLRVGLEIIREQAAAGTLRPVVVVGLGTNGPITRDQLDELRTTIGPDRELLLVDASAPRAWIPEVNQTLREFTGGNPRVGLADWSGAIEPRAGELLARDRIHPGDAGGLLYAQTVHATLGRMMLVPEGLPPGAEQHRQGTR, via the coding sequence ATGAGCATTTCTTCCACCATCCCCGCCCCGCCCGCGGCCACGCCCGGTGCCGCCACGCTTCGGCGCGCCCGCTTCTCCGGGCTGGATGGCCTGCGCGCTATCGCCGTGCTGCTCGTGATGATTTATCATTTTTTCCCCGCGTTCTCGCCCGGCGGGTTTATCGGCGTGGATATGTTTTTTGTCCTGAGCGGATTCCTGATCACCGCGCTCCTGCTGCGCGAGCGGGCCGCGACCGGCCGGATAGCCCTGGGCCGCTTCTGGCAGCGCCGCGCCCGCAGGCTCCTCCCGGCCCTCGCCGCGGTGGTCCTGCTGTGTTCCTCCGTGGCCGCCCTGATCGGCGGGGATGTGCTGGTGGGGATCGGCCGCCAGGTGCTCGGGGCATTTACGTTTAGCTATAACTGGCTCGCGGTGGCCGGCGGCAGCGATTATTTTGAATCCACCACGCTTGAGCTCTTCCGCAACCTGTGGTCACTTTCGGTCGAGGAACAGTTTTATCTGCTCTGGCCGCTTCTTTTCCTCGCGGTCCTCTGGATACCGCGCGCCCGCATGCGCGTGACCGTGCTGCTGGCCGGCGCGCTCGCGAGTGCGGGCTGGATGTGGTTCCTCACCGCGCACGGCGCCGATGCCACCCGCGTGTACTACGGCACCGATACCCACTCCTTTGGCCTCCTGCTGGGTGCGGCCCTCGCGATGCATCTGCACCGCCGCGAGGATGCCGCCCCCGGTTCGCTGCCCGCCCGGGGGCGTGTGCGCCGCGCACTCGATCGCCATCACGCGCTGATCGGGACCGCCGCGGTGCTGGGCCTGCTCGCGGCGGCGTGGTTCCTGCGGGAAACGGGCAATTCCACGTTCCGCTGGGGCCTTCCCCTGGTCTCGGTATTTAGCGCCCTCGCGATCTGGGCCGCCGTGCGGGGCGGTCGCTGGGGCCGCGCCCTGGATAGCGCGCCGCTGCGCTATATCGGTGAGCGCTCCTATGGGCTGTATCTCTGGCACTGGCCGGTGCTGGTCCTGCTGCTCGCGGCCAATCCCTCCGCGCTGGGCTCGGGTTTCCCGGAACCCTCGGTCGCGCTGATCGCGCTCCTGCTGACGTTCCTGCTCGCGGGGCTGTCCTACCGGTTTATGGAGTTACCGATTCGTCGGCACGGAATCCGCCCGTTCCTGCGCCGGATCGCCGCGGGCCTGCGCGGCTCCGCGCTCCGGCCGCGGATCGCGGCGCTCGGCGCGGGTGTGCTCGCCGTGGCCCTGCTGGGCGGGACCACCGCCGCGATCCTGATCGCGCCCGACCGCAGTTCCGCACAGCTTTTTATCGAGCGCGGTGCCCATTCGCTACAGGAGACCGCTCCCCCGGTGGCCGAGGCCGCGCCCCCGGGCCCGGCCGAGGACCTAACCGATGGCAATCGCATCTCGGCGATTGGCGATTCGGTCATGCTCGCGGCGGCCCCCGCACTTCAGGCCGAGTTCCCGGGCATCGCCGTGGATGCGGCCGTGTCCCGCTCGCTGCGCGTGGGCCTGGAGATCATCCGCGAGCAGGCCGCCGCGGGCACCCTGCGCCCCGTGGTTGTGGTGGGCCTGGGCACCAACGGGCCGATCACGCGCGATCAGCTCGATGAGCTGCGCACGACGATTGGGCCCGACCGCGAGCTCCTGCTGGTGGATGCCTCGGCGCCGCGCGCCTGGATCCCCGAGGTGAATCAAACGCTGCGCGAGTTCACGGGCGGAAATCCCCGCGTGGGCCTCGCCGATTGGTCGGGCGCGATCGAACCGCGCGCGGGAGAGCTCCTGGCCCGCGATCGGATCCATCCCGGCGATGCCGGCGGGCTGCTCTATGCGCAGACGGTACACGCCACGCTGGGACGGATGATGCTGGTGCCCGAGGGGCTTCCGCCCGGAGCCGAACAGCACCGCCAGGGCACCCGCTAA